One window of Flavobacterium dauae genomic DNA carries:
- a CDS encoding polyribonucleotide nucleotidyltransferase has product MIPKVTQEIIDLGGGRTISIETGKLAKQADGSVVVRSGNCMILATAVSAKTANPGVDFLPLTVDYREKFSAAGRFPGGFFKREARPSDQEILTMRLVDRCLRPLFPDDYHAETQIMLQLMSFDENVMPDAMAGLAASAALAVSDIPFYNLISEVRVGRVNGELIINPSKQQLDQSDIDMMIGASKDSVCMVEGEMKEISEAEMVEAIKFAHEAIIVQIEAQEKMRAALSLDYRTYEPEENDDTLKAEIHTFAYDKFYAIAAEASAKHERSEKFATLKEELLANFSEETIEEKKELISKYFSKTQKEAVRNLVLDQGLRLDGRKTTEIRNIWSEVDYLPSAHGSSVFTRGETQALATVTLGTSREANIIDLPSEQGEERFYLHYNFPPFSTGEAKPLRGVSRREVGHGNLAQRALKNMIPADCPYTIRLVSDVLESNGSSSMATVCAGTLALMDAGIQIEKPVSGIAMGLITDGNRFAVLSDILGDEDHLGDMDFKVTGTKDGITACQMDIKIDGLRYDIMEQALKQAHEGRMHILGKITETIAAPKTTVKAHAPKIIKFEIPKDFIGAVIGPGGKNIQALQAETQTTIVITEEGDFGIIEILGVSQEGMDKAIQSIQNQTFSPVEGEVYTVKVTKMLEFGAVVEFVPGKDSLLHVSEFDWKRIENPSDVLKEGDVLDVKYLGLDPKTKKPKVSRKALLPRPPKPEGKPENKGEGKPQNRNNENKPSNDKKEDNN; this is encoded by the coding sequence ATGATTCCTAAAGTAACCCAAGAAATTATTGATTTAGGTGGTGGTAGAACCATCTCAATCGAAACAGGCAAATTAGCCAAACAAGCCGATGGTTCTGTTGTAGTTCGTTCAGGTAACTGTATGATTTTAGCAACGGCAGTATCTGCAAAAACCGCAAACCCGGGTGTAGATTTTCTACCATTAACGGTTGATTATCGCGAAAAATTCTCGGCTGCAGGTCGTTTCCCAGGCGGATTCTTTAAAAGAGAAGCACGCCCAAGCGATCAGGAAATTTTAACAATGCGTTTGGTTGACCGTTGTTTGCGTCCGCTTTTCCCGGACGATTATCACGCCGAAACTCAAATTATGTTGCAGTTAATGTCGTTTGATGAAAATGTAATGCCTGATGCAATGGCTGGTTTAGCAGCATCGGCAGCCTTAGCTGTTTCAGACATCCCTTTCTACAACCTTATTTCAGAAGTTCGCGTTGGTCGTGTAAACGGCGAATTAATCATCAACCCAAGCAAACAACAATTGGATCAATCAGACATCGATATGATGATTGGTGCTTCTAAAGATTCGGTTTGTATGGTAGAAGGTGAGATGAAAGAAATTTCAGAAGCCGAAATGGTAGAAGCTATTAAATTTGCACACGAAGCAATTATCGTTCAAATTGAAGCTCAGGAAAAAATGCGTGCCGCATTATCTTTAGATTACAGAACATACGAACCTGAAGAAAATGACGATACGTTAAAAGCAGAAATACATACTTTTGCTTACGATAAATTTTACGCCATTGCTGCCGAAGCAAGTGCAAAACACGAACGCAGCGAAAAATTTGCTACTTTGAAAGAAGAATTATTAGCTAATTTTTCTGAAGAAACCATAGAAGAGAAAAAAGAATTAATTTCTAAATATTTTTCTAAAACACAAAAAGAAGCTGTTCGTAACCTGGTTTTAGATCAAGGTTTACGTTTAGACGGACGTAAAACTACAGAAATCCGTAACATTTGGAGCGAAGTAGATTATTTACCATCAGCACACGGATCATCGGTATTTACACGTGGTGAAACACAAGCTTTAGCTACTGTAACCTTAGGAACATCGCGTGAAGCAAATATTATTGATTTACCAAGCGAACAAGGCGAAGAGCGTTTTTACTTACACTACAACTTCCCTCCTTTCTCTACAGGTGAAGCAAAACCATTACGTGGAGTATCGCGTCGCGAAGTGGGTCACGGAAACTTGGCACAACGTGCATTAAAAAACATGATTCCTGCCGATTGCCCTTACACTATTCGTTTAGTATCAGACGTATTAGAATCAAACGGATCATCGTCTATGGCAACCGTTTGCGCCGGAACATTAGCGTTGATGGATGCTGGTATTCAAATTGAAAAACCGGTTTCGGGAATTGCAATGGGATTAATCACCGATGGGAATCGTTTTGCTGTTTTATCTGACATTTTAGGAGACGAGGATCACTTAGGTGATATGGACTTTAAAGTTACAGGTACAAAAGACGGTATCACGGCTTGCCAAATGGATATTAAGATTGATGGATTGCGTTACGACATTATGGAACAAGCTTTAAAACAAGCACATGAAGGACGTATGCACATTTTAGGAAAAATTACCGAAACTATTGCTGCTCCAAAAACAACTGTTAAGGCACACGCTCCTAAAATCATTAAATTTGAAATTCCTAAAGATTTTATTGGTGCGGTTATTGGCCCAGGTGGTAAAAACATTCAGGCATTACAAGCAGAAACCCAAACTACTATTGTGATTACAGAGGAAGGCGATTTTGGAATTATTGAAATATTAGGTGTTTCGCAAGAAGGAATGGACAAAGCAATTCAATCAATCCAAAACCAAACATTCTCTCCGGTTGAAGGCGAAGTTTACACAGTGAAAGTTACTAAAATGTTAGAATTTGGTGCAGTGGTAGAATTTGTTCCGGGTAAAGATTCATTATTACACGTATCAGAATTTGACTGGAAACGCATTGAAAATCCGTCAGATGTTTTAAAAGAAGGTGATGTTTTAGACGTGAAATATTTAGGTTTGGATCCAAAAACCAAAAAACCAAAAGTATCTCGTAAAGCGTTATTGCCACGTCCGCCAAAACCGGAAGGCAAACCAGAAAATAAAGGC
- the rpsO gene encoding 30S ribosomal protein S15 produces the protein MYLSKETKAEIFAKHGGSATNTGSAEGQIALFTYRISHLTEHLKKNRHDYNTERSLVLLVGKRRSLLDYLKKKDINRYREIIKELGIRK, from the coding sequence ATGTATTTATCTAAAGAAACAAAAGCTGAAATCTTCGCTAAACACGGAGGTTCTGCAACAAACACAGGTTCTGCAGAAGGGCAAATTGCATTATTTACTTACAGAATTTCACATTTAACAGAGCACTTAAAAAAGAATCGTCACGATTATAACACTGAGCGTTCATTAGTTCTTTTAGTAGGTAAAAGAAGAAGCCTTTTAGACTATTTAAAGAAAAAAGATATTAACAGATATCGTGAAATTATCAAAGAATTGGGTATTAGAAAATAA
- a CDS encoding GAF domain-containing protein → MKKEQLKNTLTKLLSTDKTNNEKLQEICVFLKENISYYDWVGFYFTDANKKELHLGPFAGLPTDHTTIQFGKGICGQVAESNKTFLVSDVMAQDNYISCNINVKSEIVVPIITNGINIGQIDIDSNTLNAFGKEDRELLEWLTNEIAKVYQN, encoded by the coding sequence ATGAAAAAAGAACAATTAAAGAATACTTTAACAAAGCTTTTATCAACAGATAAAACCAACAACGAGAAATTACAGGAAATATGCGTATTTCTAAAGGAAAACATTTCTTATTATGATTGGGTTGGATTTTATTTTACCGATGCCAATAAAAAAGAATTACACTTAGGACCATTTGCAGGATTACCTACCGACCACACAACCATTCAGTTTGGCAAAGGCATTTGCGGGCAAGTAGCTGAAAGTAACAAAACTTTTCTGGTAAGCGATGTTATGGCTCAGGACAATTATATTTCGTGCAACATCAACGTAAAATCCGAAATTGTTGTTCCTATTATAACAAATGGTATTAACATTGGGCAAATTGATATTGACTCTAATACATTAAATGCCTTTGGTAAAGAAGACCGTGAATTATTGGAATGGTTGACCAATGAAATTGCAAAAGTTTATCAGAATTAA
- a CDS encoding HYC_CC_PP family protein: MLPRYFYNLMLTAALLFSNLGLAVNIHYCGNVIEKIELGYASSMNCAEGTHEKSCCKEKKEISKKDCCKDQTIKQKTDEVVVKVFQSQQFTDFLAPAVYKFQPVVLTEINLPKKIDVAFCFESNAPPLYKLYSQYLLYA, translated from the coding sequence ATGTTGCCACGTTATTTTTATAATTTAATGTTAACAGCCGCCTTGCTTTTTTCAAACTTAGGCTTGGCTGTCAATATTCATTATTGTGGTAATGTTATTGAAAAAATAGAATTGGGTTATGCGTCTTCTATGAACTGTGCAGAAGGAACGCACGAAAAATCTTGCTGTAAAGAAAAAAAAGAAATCAGTAAAAAGGATTGTTGTAAAGATCAAACAATCAAACAAAAAACAGACGAGGTTGTTGTAAAAGTATTCCAATCACAACAGTTTACCGATTTTTTGGCACCTGCAGTATATAAATTTCAGCCGGTTGTTCTTACAGAAATTAATCTTCCAAAAAAGATAGATGTTGCTTTTTGTTTTGAAAGTAACGCACCACCTTTATACAAACTATACAGCCAGTACCTGCTCTATGCATAA